The nucleotide window GCCAAAGAAGCTGCAAAGCCGGTGACACCGGTGGTTAAACAAGCTGTAGTGCCAGAACAGGCGACGCTGGTGGAGCCGGTCATCAAACCGGAAGCTGAACTCGCCGCACCCCCGGTAAAAGCCCCAGCGGTAGCCGAACCAGCGAAGAAGAAGGGCAAAGCCTGGATAGCGTTGGTGGTTGTGGTGCTGCTCCTGGTCTTGGGAGGGGGAGGCTATATCGGATTTACCAAGTTCATGGGTGGTGGTGGATTATTTCGGCCAGCTCCATCTGCCACACTTGAAAGCGCAGTTGTAGTTCCAGTTTCTTCAAACACTGAAGTGATCCTGCAGGCAACCTCCACGCTAGAGGTGATAGCAACCGATACGGCGATTCCCAGCCCCACATCAACAGAAGCACCGACGGCTACGCCTGCCCCACTGGTGATTGGTGGAGCAGATAAAATCGCCTTTTTGTCAGGGAAGAATGTGTGGATTGCCAACCTGGATGGCACTGAATTGACCCAGCTCACCCAAAATAATACACAAAAGAACTATCTGCGTTGGCTGCCGGATGGGCAGGGATTAACTTATATCAGTGGAAAATGCATTGAATCAGTCTCCCTCGCCGGAGAGATGGCTCAAATCGCGTGTTTCAATAATTCAGACAAGTTAGAAGGATTCGAAATCTCACCGGATGGCCTGCAGGTGGCTATTGGCTTGGACGGCCAGTTGTACCTGGTGCCATTCGACCTGGAAAAACTAGCTACTGCTTACTCACATGATAGCCTGGCTGCACTGGCGTCCTGTGAAAATATGGCTCCTTATACGCGCAACACTGCCCGCTTTGCACGTTGGTCAGATGATGGTAAGAACTGGTCTACGGTGGTCCAGGTGCCTTACAATGGGATGCGTGCCGATGTGGTCGGGGTATTTGCGGTGGATACCTGTTATCCTGATAATTATGCTGCCTTTCAGATTCAATTCCCTCCTCCGCATTTCACCTACCCAGGATATGAAAAGTTCCCGGTGATCCAAGACCTGGGCTTCGATGGGAATACCCTATTTGCCCTGCACGGGATTACCCGTAACGACGGTTTTGGTGACCTTCATTTATTCAATATGGAGACGTATAAATTCACCCAAAGCGTGAATCCGATCAATCATACTTGTTGCTATCGCGATGCCGAGTTCAGCCCAGATGGCAGCTACCTGGTATTTGCCTATCAGGATATCAACCTTGGACAAAATAGCGTCACCAAGTTATATTACATTCCATATGGAACTATCGGGACTGGAGAGGCATACTCGCCGTTACCCCTCCCGGATATCACCGATCCGATAGAGCGCCCCCAACCTCAATTGAGGCCAGCTGTCCCGTAGGACGAAGATCTGGTGAAAAAACCTTTTCAGTTTGGACATGTAGATACGTCAAGGTCCTGGTTACCTGGCACAAATTAGTAGAGCAGAGATCAACATGTATCAACATAAAAAGAGCTAAAAGAAAGAATCCGTATTTATGTTGCGAAATGCTCCCCCTCGGTGGCACCAAGGGGGAGCATTTGCTTACTTATTCAACGATGGGTATGTACAGGTCGAGGATGAAGTTCTGACCGCCAACTTCATTACGGGTGAGGTGCTCTTCCAGCCATTGGTGTTTGCCTAATTTATAATGGCTGGTTTCCAGCCATCTGACCAGCTTTTGCCAGGAGGCTGGGATGATATCGAATGGATCTGCTGTGGTGACATCACAGCGGAGAACGCCATATAAGCCTCCAGGGAACTCCTTGAGCTTGACCTGTTCATCAGCCTGTATTTCTCGTCCGACGGTCAACCAGAGCTCGTAGCCGCGGTTCGGGCTGCCTTCTGAAGAGCTAGGATTGTCGAAACCGAAGATGCGGGTTTCTGGGGGCGTTTTCCACATTCCGTGGGCTTTTGCCCAGGTGACCAATTTCCCCCAGACTTCGATCTCAGGGTACTCACTGTAGACGTAAAATGTGGCCACTCTCAGCGGGGGCAGGGTAATGATCCGGACTTCCTGATTTTCCATAAAGATTTTCTCCATTCTCGATTTGATATGTGGTTTATGCGATTGCAAGGATATCATAGCACGCGATACCTGACATCTCATGTCAGGAATTATTGGTAAAATAGGCATAACACACACGGAGGTTCGATGCGAGCCGATCGACTAATTTCCATCGTTATGCTGCTGCAGACACACGCGCGAATGACCGCCGATGAGCTGGCCGGTGAGCTAGAAGTGTCTCAGCGCACCATTTATCGAGATATCACGGCTTTAAATGTTGCCGGCGTGCCCATTTACACAAACCGCGGGCCGGGTGGGGGGATATCCTTGCTGGAAAGCTACCGGACCACGCTCACCGGGATGAATGAAGAGGAAATGCGCGCCCTGTTCATGTTGAGCATCCCCCAGGCACTGGTCGATCTTGGGGTGGGGAAAAAATTGAAGAGTGCCTTATTAAAGCTGGCTGGTTCTCTCTTAGCTGGCCAGCAGGCAGTCCAAACGCATACCCAGCAGCGCATCTACCTCGATTCGACCGGATGGAATGAACCCGAACAGCCGGCTGCTCACCTAAGAGTGATCCATGGAGCGGTCTGGCAGGATAAGAAGATCAGTGTGGTTTATCGGGGGAGTTTTGACGCCAGGCTGGAGTGTATCATGGAGCCCCTGGGTTTGGTGGCGAAGATGAATACCTGGTATCTGGTCGGCAGGGTGGATGGATTTCCGCGGGTATTGAAAACGTCCGATATCCTGGAAGTGTTTCTGCAGGAGGAGGGCTTCACGAGGCAGGATGGCTTCAATTTACAGGCGTTTTGGGAAGCGTGGTGTAACGACACGCAACACAGGCGCTGGGTGTACCCAGCCAGGCTGAGGATGTCTCCAGGTTTGCTATCCAAGTTGGGATTCTACCTGGATGACACCGAAAGATATGTGCTTGAGGATACCGGTAGTGAAGATGTTGATGGCTGGAAAGAGGTTGGCATCCAGTTTGAGAGCTTCTTCAGGGCAAGGGAGTGCGTCCTAAGTTTTGGCAGGGCGGCAGAAGTACTCGAACCTGATGCGCTGCGGCTCAGCGTGGTCGACTTTGCCAGGCAGATATTGAGTCTCTACCAGGTATAAATAAAAAAGAGGACCTTCACTCATACGTCCTCTAACATAAGTACTCTGATGCAATTGTGAGAAAGCTTAGCCTTTTAAGGCACCCGCCATCAGGCCACGCATGAAGAAACGACCCAGGAAGATATACACCAGCAGGGTCGGCAAGGCTGCCAGCAGCGTGGCGGCCATCAAGACGTTCCATTGCACCAGCTGTGAGCCTGCCAGGTTGTTGAGTGCCACCGTCACAGGCCAGTGTGACTGGTTGGTCAGGATAACGGCGAAGAGAAATTCGTTCCAGGCCTGGGTGAACTGCCAGATGATGACCACAGCAAAACTGGGGGCAGACAGGGGAAACATGATGTAGCGATACAGGCCCATCAGGCTGGCTCCATCGATGCGACCTGCTTCAAGGACTTCAGTGCCAATTGTGGCGTAATAATTGCGGAATATCAGGGTGGTGATAGGAATCCCGTAGATTATATGCACCAGGATTAAACCCGGGATATCACCATATAGATTCAGGAACTGCATGAACTTCACTAATGGGATCAGGATGCTCTGGTATGGAATGAACATGCCAAATAGGATCAACGTGAAGACCAGGTTAGCACCTTTGAACTTCCATTTCGATAACAGATAACCATTCAAAGATCCAAGCAGAGAGGATAAGATGGCCTCAGGGATCACCATGATGAAACTGTTTTTTAAATTTGGCGCAAGCTGCTTGTAACCAGCGATGAAGTTCTCGATGTGCAGACCGTTGAGGGGCAGTGCCCACATGGTCTTAAGGTCGACTTCATTGAAAGGTTTTACACCGGTCAAGAGCATGAGATAAATCGGTAGCAGGTAAAAAACCGCCAGGGCGATCAAGATGAGGTATAAAATGCCTTTTGTCCAGAAACGGTGTTTCATAATTCGTTCTCCGAGCGCATATTCTGGACCAGGTAAGGAACTACCAGGATCGCCACAGATATTAACATCAACACACCGATAGCTGCCCCTTGGGCATAGTTCGTACCGTCAAACGTGGTCACCCACATATAGATACCAGGCACGTCTAGCCGGATGTCCTTGTTGCCTAAAGCAACGATCAAGTCAAAGATCTTAAGCGACATATGCCCGAGAATGATCACCGCGCTGAGGGTGACCGGTTGGAGCAAAGGGAGGATGATGTACCGATAGATCTCAAACTCGCTGGCACCGTCGACCCGGGCGGCCTCACGCAGGTCGTCAGAGATACTGCGGATGCCTCCCAGGTAGAGCGCCATAGTGAACCCTGACAGTTGCCAAACGGCGGGAATCACCGTGAACGCCATGCCCCAGGGTTGGGGCGTTGCATGCCAGGTGCTGATGAGGAAATCAAGGCCAAGTGATTTAAAGATCAGGTTTAGGCCAGTGATGCGATCTCCGGTGGCAGGGTTCATCAACCAGCCCCAGACGACACCGGAGGCGATGAATGAAATCGACATGGGGAAAATATAGATTGCCCGGAAGAGGGCTTCCCCTTTAAGTCGCTGGTCGAGCAGGATCGCCAGGCCTAATCCGAGTACCAAACAGCCAATAATGAAACCGACCGTGAACATGGCGGTGTTGCGGACATCAATAATGAAACGCTGGTCGTGATTAAATAAATTGATATACTGTTGAAGGCCTGCCCAGGTGTAGTCGGGGTTCAATCCCTTCCATTTGCTGAGTGATACCCTGATTGACCAGCCAATAAAACCATATACAAATACTGCCACTGCTAGGATGGAAGGTAGGAGAAGACCTATCGCAAGCACCGTCTCATCCTCAAACATGGCTATGATAACCAGGACTCCAGAATAACCAACCAGTGCACTGATTAGCAGGGCAATCGAGGTAAGATCTTTGCCGCCAATTTTCAGCTGATAGTTGGACAGGTAATAGACTAACCCGATGCCAAGCAGCATCAGGAAAATTCCGAGTATCAAGCGGGGTTTTTGGAGGTTAAATCTACGGAACATCAGCACCCTTGAAAAGTGCGTCTGGAGCGATTATTTATACCGAGATACATCATTTTAGCATAAAGCGAATAAAGCATTGTTGAAAATACCATCTTTAGAGATTATCAATGTAAAAAATTTCAAATGGGCGGCTCAACGAGCCGCCCATTTCTTATTAACAAGCTGGAAAATTTACTTGCAGGTACCATCCGTCTTGCAGGCATTAACCAAACCAGCCTGGAAGTCGGCCGTCTTGGTTGTGTCAGCCTGGAAGAGCCCGATGGCTGTGCTGATAGAAGTGGACCAGGCAGGGGCAGCCACAACACCATGCATCAGGCTGCCGACCACAGTATTGCTCGTCCAATCTTTGGCAGCATCCTGCGAGTACTCGCTGAACAAAGATTGGTTGCAGTCGGTGCGTGCACAAATGGAGCCCTTGAGCGGGTTGAAAGCTTCCTGGCCAGCCTTGGAGGCACATACCTTTAACCAATCGACGGTAGCATTCGGGTGCTTGGCGCCAACAGGCAGCACAAAGCTATCGGACAGGAAGTTGAATACACCGTAAGTACCCGGTGATACTGCCCAATCAAAATCAGTGTGGGGTTTCAAGGCCAGGCCGTTGGGCGGTTGGTTTGCGAAGTATCCGTAAGCCCAGTCACCCATGATGTTGAAGGCGGCATCACCATCCGCCACCATCTTGGAGGCGGGCTGCCAGTCTGAAAGGGTGGACGCGTCGGCGTTGGTATACGAGAGAGCCTTAGCGAAATTCTCGATACCCTTGGTCACGTCTGCTCCGGCCCAATCGGTGGTGGGTGGGCTGGCCCACAGGCCGTTCCATTTATCTGCTCCGATGGTACCGATCATGATATTTTCGAACAGGTGGACAGCGGTCCAGGGGGCGCCGAGGGACAGGCAGGTTTTACCTGCGGCCTTGATCTGATCACAGACGGCGAAGAATTTATCCAATGTATCGAAATCAGACTTGGGATTGGCCGTCACACCGGCTTCTGCTAGTACCTTGGGGTTGTACCAGAGCACGTTGGAGCGGTGAATGTTCACTGGAACGCTATACGGATGGCCATCCTTGGAGATCAGAGGGATCAGTGTAGCAGGCAGAACCTTGGTAAGACCAGTTTCACTAAACAGGTCATCCAGGGGTTGCACCTGTCCAGCAGCTACGTAGTTTGCAATCGTTTCCTGCCCAGCGTGCGCCTGCCAGGAGTCGGGCGGGTCATTTGCAGCCAGACGAGTCTGGAGGACTGCCTTGGCATTTGTTCCAGCACCACCAGTGACGGCAGCATTTACAAAAGTAATGCCTGGATATTCTGAATTGAAGACTTTTACCATGGCGGCCAATCCGTCTGCTTCACCAGGTCCTACCCACCATGAAAACACCTCTACTTCAGTTTCTGCAGCAGGGGCTTGTGTAGTCGCAGTAGCGCAAGCTGCCAGGATCATCGCCGCAACTATCAGGACTGAAACAAAACTAAAAATCCTTTTCATATTCTTCTCCTTATTCATTTGGTTTAGGTCGTTAGGTATTGCAATTCCATGTTCCTTCACTTTATGCTTATAAGCACCTCCTTACGATTCCAGCTGAGATTGTTTCGATTTGCATGGGAGCAGATCATGATGGGCCAAACCTCACCTGAGGTGGTCATATTTGAGAAGAGTGCCCCCTGAACTCAATGGCGGTGATCCCGCCAGCGATCAAGTTTAATTCTCGATAAGCGGTGGGGAGAGATACAGCAATCGGACTAGGTGTTGATTTAGGAGAGGTATGCGGTTCAGAAATCTTTACCCACGAGGGCGAGGCTGTGAAGCCGATAAGATTATGAGACATGGCAAATGCCCTGGCGGTGCGGCTGAAATCCTGCAATGAGCACAAGACCGATGACAAATTCTCCTCCCCTCATCTAGATTATAGACTTACATAAATGTTGTCATTATTGCGTGATTAATTAAACAATCACGATTGCCTTATTAGAATTTCATTAATTGGTTTTGTCAATACTCCAGATAGACTATTCACCGGAGTTGCTCAGGTTTAGACGAACAATTACAGAATAGCACCGAATAGCATAACATGATTCGCGTGTTTGGAGGATAGATTCATAATTATGCAGCCAGTTTTAGCCCGAAATTTTTTCTCGTATTACGCAGGTTGATTTAATCAGACAATCACGCAGAGGTGAAGGATCAATCCCAGCCAGGTCCAAGGCGAGCAAGATACCACCAACCACTGGTGGTGCGCCTAGGCGCACCAGCCTGGCTTTGGGGGCTTCACTTAATATCACCTGGCGCATGGGCGCGATGATCATTTCTCCCATATCATAGACGCTGCCCACGAGCACAACTTCAAAATCGAGCGTAGCAATCCCTAGCTGCCGGATGACAGCCTGGGCGGTATAGCCTAGCTCGCTGCCTGCCCATTGGATGATCGCAAGCGCCACGGGATCTCCCTGGGCAGCTACTTTATAGACCAAGGGGGCGTGATCGGAGCTAACAACATATTCACCCATCTCAATTCCCTCGATGAGTGAAGGGATATCAGCAGCACCCGTCAGCTCTAAAAACTCTCCAGTCAGTTGGGTTTTAGGGCCACGTTTTGTCCACTCGTAAGAGATGGACGCTAAGGCTTTTTCCACCAAATTGCCTGCACCACCGTGCTCACCGAACCCTACGCCTGTCACGCGACCAATATTATGATCTCGGTCCCAGCCCCAGCAATTTGTGCCCGTACCCGCCACTACCGCCACTCCCCAACCCTCGCTCGCTCCCGCCAACAAGCCGATGATCGTATCATTGACCGCTTCCACCGGACAGGTTAAGCCAATGGAGCTGATCGCAGCCAGCGTGGGTTGGCGCTCCGATGGCCAATCATAGCCGGCAACGCCGAAACCCGCTGCAGTAATCCGGTCCTTGGTAAGTCCGGCCATTCTCAGGGCATGGCTGGTAGCCGATTGCAGGGCTACTTGCAAACCCTGATAGCCTACCACTTCATGATTGCCTGGCCCACCGTTTCCAAAACCGATCGCTTGCCCATTTTCATCCGCAATCAGGGCATGGCTCTTCGTTCCACCAATATCAACTCCCAACAGGTAAGATGGCATACATCACTCTCTAATAATGGCTGCCGTTTTTAGCGCGACACATTTAATACAACCCCTTACGCCGAAATTATAAACATAAGCTCTGCAGACGCCTAGCCACTTTGTATCTCCTGGCGAACGAGCAAGCCCATGGCAGCGATCAAACCCGCCATGATCCATAAGTATGGCATGGCAAATGAATCGATGCTAAAGCCCTCGCCGATGAAAGCCAGTATGGATAGCTGCCCGGCAAGGGCTAATGTCTTGATCGCGGTACATTGGCTGCGCCGTGAAAGCCGCGAAGATTGAAAGAGCACGTATATCCAGGTTATAAACACGGAAAAGCCGATGATGCCGGTCTCCGCCAGCAAACGGAACCAAAAGCTTTTAACGTTCGGCAGTTGGGTCAGGTAGAAGAGAACATTGCGGATCTCGAATGTAGCCCATCCCATGGGCGGAGCCAGGCTGGGGAAAAAGAAACCCGCATTCCCCAAACCAACCCCGAGCCAGGGGAATTGGTTGAACACATTCCAGCCGTTCAGCCAGTAGACCATGCGCTCCATGAAAATGAAGCGCTGGCTCAGTTTTAGCAGCGTCGTCTCATCCAGAGTGACTAATCCAATGATCTCCTGGGTGGAAGGTGGCTCGCTGACCAGTTTGGCAAGCCTCCAATCGCGCTGCACGGAAAAATAGAGGATCCCCACCAATACCACGGCATAGGCGGAAAGCAAGGCGATTGTTGCACTTGCGCTTATCCAGCTTCTCCGCCTGGCTGCGGAGCTGTAACGAAGGAATATTCGCTGATCGGTGAGGTAATTGACGATGCCTCGGTGCAGAGATACGTTCAGCCCGATAAACAGGTATATGAGCATCAGTAGGAACGAGATCAGTCCTATTCGGGGCGAGCTCAGGAAGAAAACCAACACGCCAATCACAAGGAGGATATTTTCAATGGATATACGCCATATGCGAAATTTAAAAGCGGAGGTCTTTTTATAAGTAGCAGCCATCCAGATCGGTAAATACAACATGACCATCTGGTGAGCAAACCATGAGGCTTCATATGTCAGCCCGTTGACACGACCGTATCGGGGAGAATACTGGGGTGAAAGGACAGCCAGCCAGGATTGGATTTCGTTCATCCAGGTTGGATAGAAGTCATAATGGCGGAAAATAAAAAATGCCTGCACACACGACCAGGCAACAGCCAGGATACCTCCGATGGTGATGTACTTCCAGGTATTGTGCAATCGTTCGGGGCTCTTTACCCAGCTGGTGGTTACCAGGTAAAAGGTGATTCCGATCGCCAAGGTCAACAATGCCCGTAGCTCCTGGGCTGGCATGGATTTACCTTTAAAACCTGGAATAAAGAAGAAAAATGCCAGAGCACTCGCAATAATTGCTATTGAAAAGAAAATTATGAGAGGGACTGTTTCCTTAGGAAGTTCCCCCTTCCGTAGGATGAGAGGGATTGTCCAGATGATCAGTAAGATGAAAATGGGTAGGATGGCTAGCGGTGACACCAGTGCGCCAGTCAGCGAAGAGAGAAACGGGAAGGAAGTGAGTGGGAGGCTAATTAGTGCCAGCGCCCATAAAACCTCGCAAACCAACTCCCATTTCGTGTTGTGATGCCCTGATGACCCTACCACGCGACACTCCTGATCATGTGATTGATATTAGGAGAAATGACCAAGCTATTCAGCTGCCATCCTGGTGGCGGTTTTGGGAACACGGCTGACCCAAACTGAAATGAATATGCCAATAATAAAGCCGATCAATACTCCGGCAAGCATCAAGTTATTGCGTCCGTAGAGTATGGGTTGTTCGGGAAGAGAAGCTGGGGTAGGAGCCTGGAAAATGACATAACCTGGAGCCAAGCCGGTAGCCTGCCACTTCAACATTTCCTGATAGCCTGCCAGGGCCCAAATGTTGGCGATTGCCTGAGCAACAGCGGGGTTCGGGTTGCGGAAGCGAAGCTCCCATATGTCATGTTTCCGTTCAATGGTATAGTTTTTTAATAAATCACGGACAGTAAACAGGTATCCCGCGTCTTTTGCCTGGCTGACCACCTGATTAATGGTTTGGGTGGCAAGCAGAGCCCCTTCCGTAGTATTGAGCGCCATATCTTCATTGTATTGGATGAGGTCCTCTCTCATACCCAGGTGAGGAAATGAGTTCAAATCTAAAGTGACAAAATATTCGGCTGTAGCCTCGTAGACAGGTGGATGCAGGTGGAAAAATAGATACCCAAACGCTCCCCCCAGCAAAGTGGCAATCAGGACAACCCACCAATACTGCAGCACTCGTAAAAAATATGCCTGCGGTGAAAATTCATCGGATGACATGTGGGAAAAGGTCCATTCCTGGCTTTTTGGATTTTCGATTACAGATTCTAACACATGCCTTCAGTGAAATAAAAAGACCGGATGTGTTTTGACATCCGGCCTTTTTCTAGCAGTTCGCTTGAGATTATGGTGCTGCGACTGGTGGGCGGGTCAGGGTGGTGACATCACCACGGACAGCCTGGATGCTGTCGTACAGGACCTGCAGGATGTACTTTCCGTTGTGGACAAAGGCACCTGGATCCTTCTGGACCCACTGATAGTTATAGGCAGCGCGAAGCAGGTTGGGCGTCCAGGAAGCGAAGGCATTGTCTCTGGTCATCTCTTCCGGATCTGCGGAACCGTTGGCATTGGTGTCGATGAAGAAGTAAGGGTAGCTTGAT belongs to Anaerolineales bacterium and includes:
- a CDS encoding ATPase; the protein is MPSYLLGVDIGGTKSHALIADENGQAIGFGNGGPGNHEVVGYQGLQVALQSATSHALRMAGLTKDRITAAGFGVAGYDWPSERQPTLAAISSIGLTCPVEAVNDTIIGLLAGASEGWGVAVVAGTGTNCWGWDRDHNIGRVTGVGFGEHGGAGNLVEKALASISYEWTKRGPKTQLTGEFLELTGAADIPSLIEGIEMGEYVVSSDHAPLVYKVAAQGDPVALAIIQWAGSELGYTAQAVIRQLGIATLDFEVVLVGSVYDMGEMIIAPMRQVILSEAPKARLVRLGAPPVVGGILLALDLAGIDPSPLRDCLIKSTCVIREKISG
- a CDS encoding transcriptional regulator; the protein is MRADRLISIVMLLQTHARMTADELAGELEVSQRTIYRDITALNVAGVPIYTNRGPGGGISLLESYRTTLTGMNEEEMRALFMLSIPQALVDLGVGKKLKSALLKLAGSLLAGQQAVQTHTQQRIYLDSTGWNEPEQPAAHLRVIHGAVWQDKKISVVYRGSFDARLECIMEPLGLVAKMNTWYLVGRVDGFPRVLKTSDILEVFLQEEGFTRQDGFNLQAFWEAWCNDTQHRRWVYPARLRMSPGLLSKLGFYLDDTERYVLEDTGSEDVDGWKEVGIQFESFFRARECVLSFGRAAEVLEPDALRLSVVDFARQILSLYQV
- a CDS encoding ABC transporter substrate-binding protein, translating into MKRIFSFVSVLIVAAMILAACATATTQAPAAETEVEVFSWWVGPGEADGLAAMVKVFNSEYPGITFVNAAVTGGAGTNAKAVLQTRLAANDPPDSWQAHAGQETIANYVAAGQVQPLDDLFSETGLTKVLPATLIPLISKDGHPYSVPVNIHRSNVLWYNPKVLAEAGVTANPKSDFDTLDKFFAVCDQIKAAGKTCLSLGAPWTAVHLFENIMIGTIGADKWNGLWASPPTTDWAGADVTKGIENFAKALSYTNADASTLSDWQPASKMVADGDAAFNIMGDWAYGYFANQPPNGLALKPHTDFDWAVSPGTYGVFNFLSDSFVLPVGAKHPNATVDWLKVCASKAGQEAFNPLKGSICARTDCNQSLFSEYSQDAAKDWTSNTVVGSLMHGVVAAPAWSTSISTAIGLFQADTTKTADFQAGLVNACKTDGTCK
- a CDS encoding ABC transporter permease, translated to MKHRFWTKGILYLILIALAVFYLLPIYLMLLTGVKPFNEVDLKTMWALPLNGLHIENFIAGYKQLAPNLKNSFIMVIPEAILSSLLGSLNGYLLSKWKFKGANLVFTLILFGMFIPYQSILIPLVKFMQFLNLYGDIPGLILVHIIYGIPITTLIFRNYYATIGTEVLEAGRIDGASLMGLYRYIMFPLSAPSFAVVIIWQFTQAWNEFLFAVILTNQSHWPVTVALNNLAGSQLVQWNVLMAATLLAALPTLLVYIFLGRFFMRGLMAGALKG
- a CDS encoding sugar ABC transporter permease; protein product: MFEDETVLAIGLLLPSILAVAVFVYGFIGWSIRVSLSKWKGLNPDYTWAGLQQYINLFNHDQRFIIDVRNTAMFTVGFIIGCLVLGLGLAILLDQRLKGEALFRAIYIFPMSISFIASGVVWGWLMNPATGDRITGLNLIFKSLGLDFLISTWHATPQPWGMAFTVIPAVWQLSGFTMALYLGGIRSISDDLREAARVDGASEFEIYRYIILPLLQPVTLSAVIILGHMSLKIFDLIVALGNKDIRLDVPGIYMWVTTFDGTNYAQGAAIGVLMLISVAILVVPYLVQNMRSENEL